DNA from Desulfarculus baarsii DSM 2075:
CTTGCGCATCCGCTCCCGGCGCACCAAGGCGGCCATGGCCCTGGCCGCCCGCTCCGGGCTGGAAATGATGGGCAGGCCCATGCGCCGCACCATCTGGACAAAGGCTTCGTCCTGGATGCGGAACGAGAAGCCCACGAAGGGCTTGCCGCTTTGCCGCACGGCCTCGACGATGGCCTGGCTCTGCTCGACGAACGAGTTTTCCACCTCGCGCTGGGCCTCTTCCGGGCTCAGGCCGGCGTTGACCTGCTGGCTGATCATGCGGCCCTTGGCAAAGAGAAAATACATCAGCAGGGCGTCGGTGTTTTCGTCGGCCAGCAGGATCTCGGGGATATACTTCAGATAGTCCATGGGGCTGCGGCTGAAGGTCAAGTCAACGGGATTGTTGACGTTTCCCGTGACTGGTATGTACGGCGCCAAGGCCTGGACCGTCGTGGGAGCCAGATCGGGCAGCTTCAGGCCGACGCGGCCACAGGTGTCGGCGCAGACCGCGCCCGGCCCGCCCGAGTGGGTCTGGATCACCACCCGGTCGCCCCGGGGCGGCGGGCACTGGCCCAGCACCGCGCAAAAATCAAAAAGCTCCTCGATGGACTGGGCCCGCACCACCCCGCATTGGCGGAAAACGCCGTCGTAAAGGGCGTCGGGGCCGGCCAACGAGCCGGTATGGCTCAGGCCGGCCTTGCCGCCGGTCTCGGTGCCGCCCACGTAGTAGGCCACCACCGGCTTTTTCTGGCTGACCCGGCGGCAGACCTCCACGAAGCGCCGCCCCCGGCTCAGGGCCTCGACGTACATGGCCACGACCTTGGTGTTGGGATCGTCGCCCAGGTGCTCCAGGCAGTCGACCAAATCCACGTTGGCCGAATTGCCCACGCTGAAACAGGTGCTGAAGCCCAGGCCCAGCGGCTCTAGATAGTCGAACATCTGGGTGACGAAGCTGCCGCTCTGCGAGGCCATGCCCACGAAGCCGGGACGGCCGTTGTAGCTGTGGAACATGGTGCTGAGCTTGTGGTGGGTGTTGACCACGCCCAGGCAGTTGGGCCCCACGAAACGGATGCCCCATTTCTCGGCCGTGTCCACCAACTGGCGCTCCAGCGCCGCGCCCTCGGGGCCGACCTCGCGAAAGCCGCCCGAGCAGATCACGGCCTGACGCACGCCCTTTTGGCCGCACTGCTCCAAGGTCTCGGCCACCAGCTTGGTGGGCAGGACGATGACGGCCAGGTCGGGCGCCTCGGGCAGATCGAGCACGCTACGATAGGCCTTGTGGCCCAGGACAACGCTTTCGCTGCGGTGCACCGGGTAGATCGGCCCCTCGAAGCCCATCACCAGCAGGGAGTTGAGCATGTTGGTGCCCATGCTGACAAAGTTGTTGGACGCGCCGAAAAAGGCCACGCCGCGCGGGTTGACCAGGCGATGGATTTGGCTTTGCGCCGCTTGATCGCTCATGATTCAGGCCCTCCCCAGCACCACCAGGGCGTCGACGGCCGCCAGGCGGCCATTGGCGTCGATGATCAACGGGTTGACGTCGATTTCGCTGACGGCGGGCAGATCCAGGCCGATGCGGCCCAGGCCGACCAACGCCGCGCAAAGGGCGTCCATGTCGGCCGGGGCCTGGCCGCGAAAAGCGCCCAGCATGGCCTTGCCGCGCAGTTGGTCGCACATGTCGCGGGCCTCGATGGCGTCGATGGGCGCGGCGCGAAAGGCCGTGTCGGCCAGGATCTCGGTGAGCACGCCGCCCAGGCCCAGCATCACGCAGGGGCCGAACTGGGCGTCGCGCTTGAGGCCCATGACCAGTTCGCGCGCGCCCGAAACCATCTCCTGCACCAGCACGCCGTCCAGGTCGGGCTCCAGGGCCATCAGTTCAGCGAAGGCGCGGGCGATGTCGGCGGGCTGGCGCAGGCCAAGGCGCACCGCGCCACGCTCGGTCTTGTGCAAGAGTTTGGCCGAACAGGCCTTCAGGGCCACCGGCCCGCCCAGGACCTGGGCGGCGGCGATGGCCTCGTCGGCCGATCCGGCCAGGATCTCGCGGGTGACGGGAACGCCGTAGGCGGCCAAGACCTTCTTTGAATCATACTCGGATAATGCGGCCTGTCCTGAATCCGAAGCTGATTTAATCAACAGTTCGACTTCTTTCACTGCGTCCGCTCCCACGCCATTACACTTTGGCTGTATTTTTACTGGCGATATTATAGAATCTCTATGCGAATATCCAACCAAAAATCGGCGGTTCGGTCAAGAGGCCAGACGACGGGCGGCGATATTTGACGGCCGCCGGTCGTGATGGCGAGGGATGGGGTCGTTTGGCCGATTTTTGTAGCCACGGCCTGGTAGAAGGGCCGATCGCCGACCGGGCGAGCGTGATT
Protein-coding regions in this window:
- a CDS encoding acetate--CoA ligase family protein; its protein translation is MSDQAAQSQIHRLVNPRGVAFFGASNNFVSMGTNMLNSLLVMGFEGPIYPVHRSESVVLGHKAYRSVLDLPEAPDLAVIVLPTKLVAETLEQCGQKGVRQAVICSGGFREVGPEGAALERQLVDTAEKWGIRFVGPNCLGVVNTHHKLSTMFHSYNGRPGFVGMASQSGSFVTQMFDYLEPLGLGFSTCFSVGNSANVDLVDCLEHLGDDPNTKVVAMYVEALSRGRRFVEVCRRVSQKKPVVAYYVGGTETGGKAGLSHTGSLAGPDALYDGVFRQCGVVRAQSIEELFDFCAVLGQCPPPRGDRVVIQTHSGGPGAVCADTCGRVGLKLPDLAPTTVQALAPYIPVTGNVNNPVDLTFSRSPMDYLKYIPEILLADENTDALLMYFLFAKGRMISQQVNAGLSPEEAQREVENSFVEQSQAIVEAVRQSGKPFVGFSFRIQDEAFVQMVRRMGLPIISSPERAARAMAALVRRERMRKKIAASIAAETETMAAAN
- a CDS encoding acetate--CoA ligase family protein, yielding MKEVELLIKSASDSGQAALSEYDSKKVLAAYGVPVTREILAGSADEAIAAAQVLGGPVALKACSAKLLHKTERGAVRLGLRQPADIARAFAELMALEPDLDGVLVQEMVSGARELVMGLKRDAQFGPCVMLGLGGVLTEILADTAFRAAPIDAIEARDMCDQLRGKAMLGAFRGQAPADMDALCAALVGLGRIGLDLPAVSEIDVNPLIIDANGRLAAVDALVVLGRA